The sequence AACTACACTGGCCAGCATCAGGCCCAACGCATTACGCATCGCTACTCTTTCCAATTACGCAACCAAACCGGCGGAATTTCCCGCGCGACGAGCCATTAATGCGAAGGAACAGTTAACGTGACACCAACACGACGGCGGATGCGGAGGAATTTCAGCAAGGTGCGCCAAAGTGACCGATGTCACAGAAGGTGGGTCGCTCGTGACCGTCATCACAGTGGAAACGGTTTTGCGGGAGCATCGTAGTTCCCATTAACAACGGGCCCGCTATGGCGGCGCCAATGGGAGCTTCAAATGACCACGTCGTTCTCTACCAAATCCTTGAGTAGCAAGATCCGCGCTACCGGCCTGGCTCTGGGCTTTGCCGCCCTCGTCTCGATCGTCTCGACCACGTCGAGCTTCGCCTTCACGGCCGAAGCGCAGCAGATGTGCACCGGCGATGCCTTCCGCCTGTGCTCGTCGGAGATCCCCAACATCCCGAAGATCACCGCGTGCATGATCAAGCATCGCTCGGATCTGAGCGCCGGCTGCCGTGCGGTGATGGACAAGGACCTCGCCAAGGGCGCTTCACGCAAGGTCGCTGACGCGCAGGACAAACAGTAAGCTGCACTGCGATCGTTGCGTCGGTTAGCTCCCCTCGCGATGCGCCCCGGCGTCAAGCCGGGGCCACGCGGCGGTGTCATGCAGCCTGCCAATAAAGCCGTTGCAGCTCAGGGATCGTCGCACTAGCTTCGCCCGCACATTCTTCCGGGTAAGAGGCATTACGCGATGACCAGATTTCTTTTCGTTATTTCCTTGCTCCTGTGCGCGACCGCCGCGTCCGCGCAACAGCAGCCTGGCCACGATGCCTGCGCGCGCGATGTCAGCCGCTTCTGCCGCGCCGTGATGAACAATGGCGACGGCGCCGTGCTGGCGTGCCTGAAGCAGAACCGCACCCGCCTCAGCAAGGCCTGCGACAAGGTGCTGACGGAGCACGGGCAGTAGTGATTCCGTAGCCCGGATAGAGCGCAGCGAAATCCGGGATTCTCTTCCTGCGGCGAGACTGCCCCGGATTGCGCTGCGCTCCATCCGGGCTACGAATTCACAATACCTACGTGCTGCTCCCTGCTGCGGTTGCGACCACCGGCAGCACCTCGCCGCCCGCGCGATCCGGCGTCTCGTCCTTCCAGCGCACCGAGCCGAACGGACGCTCCAGCATGCGGCGGACGCGCACCGGCTCGGGCCCGATGTGGAAATCGATCGCCTGCTGATGCAGCGCGCGTTCGGACAGGGTCGAGCGGTTGCGCTGGCGTAAGTAATCGAACCAGGTCGGGCAGTGATAGCGCTCGGTCCACAATTCGGGGTCGGCGATGTCGCGCGCGATCGACCAGCCATAGGCGCCGTTGCGCTGCCGTGAGAGCTGTACGTCCTGCATCACATTGTGGAAGGCGCGCGCGTTCTCCTGGGCGACGCGATACTCGATCTCGACCACCAGCGGCCCGCTGCGGCCGGTGAGCGACAGCCGCACCTCGGGATCAGCGAGCAC is a genomic window of Bradyrhizobium sp. CB1717 containing:
- a CDS encoding cysteine rich repeat-containing protein → MTRFLFVISLLLCATAASAQQQPGHDACARDVSRFCRAVMNNGDGAVLACLKQNRTRLSKACDKVLTEHGQ